A genomic window from Bacillus sp. BGMRC 2118 includes:
- a CDS encoding YpiB family protein, with amino-acid sequence MNNDYLHLKSTEEGKQMASPVSVNEKKEFVRWFLNNYQLKRRECVWILNYLMSHDQLMKKVHFVEQAQYCPKGIIMSTHCVDDVPFRFYKENVMTTDAEKSFHDIRLNRDEDIYIQLNFRESYHSSNYVLVLEDNPFMPKHLQISEKDKELAEKFLVESIYSFQREKLMKSIDDALDNHDHDAFLQLTKQLNRLQ; translated from the coding sequence ATGAATAATGATTATCTTCATCTTAAAAGCACAGAGGAGGGAAAACAAATGGCATCCCCTGTATCTGTTAACGAAAAGAAAGAGTTTGTGCGTTGGTTTTTAAATAATTATCAATTAAAAAGAAGAGAATGTGTATGGATCTTAAATTACTTAATGAGTCACGATCAATTGATGAAGAAAGTTCACTTCGTCGAGCAGGCTCAATATTGCCCAAAGGGAATAATCATGTCCACTCATTGTGTTGATGATGTACCATTTCGATTCTATAAAGAAAACGTTATGACGACAGATGCGGAAAAGTCGTTCCACGATATACGATTAAATCGGGATGAAGATATTTATATTCAGCTCAACTTCCGTGAATCTTATCATTCATCAAACTATGTACTAGTGTTAGAGGACAATCCATTTATGCCGAAACATCTTCAGATTAGCGAAAAAGACAAGGAACTGGCAGAGAAGTTTCTCGTTGAGTCCATCTATTCATTTCAACGAGAGAAACTCATGAAATCAATTGATGATGCATTGGATAATCATGATCATGACGCATTCTTACAATTAACCAAGCAATTAAATAGACTGCAATAA
- a CDS encoding tetratricopeptide repeat protein, translated as MKSIYAAIDLIENGDVEKGLSELASYIPKANDDELFSIAETYYQYGFLDEAKELLRKLLVQYPGESELILLLAEILIDLDEEEQAITLLDTVDKTDSEYPRALLLLGDLYQMQGLDEVAEQKLLQAKEILPENTIIAFALGEFYSGRGQYKNSIPYYKSVLATQDVVGDINVDLRLAESYAASGLFEEAFTHYEAGLEDKVEIDSLFGYACAAYQAEQYKTAIHKLIQLKDMDPSYSPLYIVLAKAYEAEELLHEANEVVNEGLKIDEYNKELYIYGSKLAVKLHDPTRAKELLETAIKLDHESVEAGFLLSRLYMNEGNYEKVIPFIEKAMENGDEDPQMIWDLATAKREVEEYSDALNQYHAAYTFFKDQPDFLEEYAQFLIEEGQRDVAVKIFKEILTIDPTRIDIEEAVIQLENE; from the coding sequence ATGAAATCAATATACGCAGCAATAGACTTAATAGAAAACGGCGATGTGGAAAAAGGCTTATCCGAGCTAGCAAGCTATATACCAAAAGCAAACGACGACGAATTATTCAGTATCGCAGAAACGTATTATCAATATGGATTTTTAGATGAGGCAAAGGAATTATTGCGTAAGCTACTCGTGCAATATCCAGGCGAAAGTGAATTGATTTTATTGTTGGCTGAGATTCTAATTGATTTAGACGAAGAAGAACAGGCAATTACTTTGCTGGATACAGTAGATAAAACAGATTCTGAATATCCAAGGGCATTGCTTCTACTTGGTGATTTATATCAAATGCAAGGATTAGACGAAGTAGCAGAGCAAAAATTACTACAAGCAAAGGAAATACTTCCGGAAAATACAATTATTGCTTTTGCCCTAGGTGAATTTTATTCAGGAAGAGGACAATACAAGAACAGTATTCCTTATTATAAATCTGTCTTAGCTACTCAGGACGTAGTAGGGGATATTAATGTCGATCTTAGATTGGCTGAGTCTTATGCTGCAAGTGGGTTATTCGAAGAGGCTTTTACTCATTATGAAGCAGGACTTGAAGACAAGGTTGAAATTGATAGCTTGTTTGGTTATGCATGTGCAGCCTATCAGGCAGAACAATACAAAACAGCTATACACAAGTTAATACAGCTTAAAGACATGGACCCATCATATAGTCCATTATATATTGTATTAGCGAAGGCTTATGAAGCGGAAGAGCTCTTACATGAAGCAAATGAAGTTGTAAATGAAGGCTTGAAAATTGACGAGTATAACAAAGAATTATATATATATGGCAGTAAACTTGCAGTTAAATTGCATGATCCAACAAGAGCAAAGGAATTACTTGAAACAGCTATAAAGCTTGATCATGAATCAGTTGAAGCAGGATTTTTATTATCACGTCTATATATGAATGAAGGTAATTATGAGAAGGTCATTCCTTTTATTGAAAAGGCGATGGAAAATGGTGATGAAGATCCACAGATGATTTGGGATTTAGCAACAGCTAAAAGAGAAGTTGAAGAATATTCTGATGCATTAAACCAATATCATGCCGCATATACTTTTTTTAAGGATCAACCGGATTTTCTAGAAGAATATGCACAGTTCTTAATTGAAGAGGGACAGCGTGACGTTGCGGTAAAAATATTTAAAGAAATTCTTACCATTGACCCAACAAGAATTGACATTGAAGAAGCTGTTATCCAATTAGAAAATGAATAA
- the aroA gene encoding 3-phosphoshikimate 1-carboxyvinyltransferase, with amino-acid sequence MKELNLYHSPLNGTIDIPGDKSISHRAVMFGALAQGTTQIEHFLPGEDCQSTISCFRQMGLNIDQTNESVRVIGTGWKGIQEPKDILDVGNSGTTARLLLGILAGLPFHSCLIGDESIGRRPMKRVTEPLRTMGARIDGRQDGQYTPLSMRGGGLKGIHYQSPIASAQVKSAILLAGLNGEGITAVSEPHQSRDHTERMLQAFGVDIETNENTVSLKGGQSLSATSIYVPGDISSAAFFLVAGAITPGSTITLRNVGINPTRTGIIDVLQQMGANISITNYQEKNYEPYADLHISASSLRGTEISGALIPRLIDEIPIIALLATQAKGITIIKDASELKVKETNRIDTVVNELSKLGASIEATDDGMIIRGGAALTGNKVNSHGDHRIGMMLSIASFITEGIVEVENTEAISVSYPTFYEDIQSLISR; translated from the coding sequence ATGAAAGAACTCAATTTATATCATTCACCATTAAACGGGACCATAGATATTCCGGGTGATAAATCAATTTCACATCGTGCGGTTATGTTTGGAGCGCTTGCTCAAGGTACAACACAGATTGAACATTTTTTACCTGGAGAAGACTGCCAGAGTACTATTTCGTGTTTTCGACAAATGGGATTAAACATTGATCAGACGAATGAAAGTGTTCGTGTAATAGGTACGGGCTGGAAAGGCATACAGGAACCTAAGGATATTTTAGATGTTGGTAACTCAGGTACTACAGCTAGATTACTATTAGGAATTTTAGCTGGTCTGCCATTTCATTCATGTCTTATAGGTGATGAATCAATTGGTAGAAGACCGATGAAAAGAGTGACAGAACCTCTAAGAACGATGGGCGCAAGGATTGATGGTCGTCAGGATGGTCAATACACACCACTTTCTATGCGTGGTGGTGGCTTAAAAGGTATTCACTATCAATCACCGATTGCCAGTGCACAAGTGAAATCAGCCATTTTATTAGCAGGATTAAATGGTGAGGGGATAACAGCTGTTTCAGAGCCTCATCAATCTAGAGATCATACCGAACGTATGTTACAAGCGTTTGGAGTAGATATTGAAACAAATGAAAACACCGTTTCATTGAAAGGTGGGCAATCATTATCAGCTACTTCCATTTATGTGCCAGGTGATATTTCTTCAGCCGCTTTCTTTTTAGTCGCAGGAGCTATTACTCCCGGTAGTACAATTACGTTAAGAAACGTTGGGATTAACCCTACTAGGACTGGTATTATCGATGTCCTACAACAGATGGGTGCTAATATTTCCATCACAAATTATCAAGAAAAAAATTATGAGCCGTATGCAGACTTACATATTTCTGCATCCTCCTTACGAGGGACTGAAATTAGTGGGGCTCTCATTCCTAGATTAATTGATGAAATTCCGATCATTGCTTTGCTTGCAACACAAGCAAAAGGTATAACGATTATTAAAGATGCGAGTGAATTGAAGGTGAAGGAAACGAATCGTATCGATACAGTAGTAAATGAATTGTCGAAATTAGGAGCTTCTATTGAAGCAACTGATGACGGAATGATCATTCGAGGTGGAGCTGCTCTGACTGGGAATAAAGTAAACAGCCATGGAGATCATCGTATTGGCATGATGCTATCAATTGCCTCCTTTATAACAGAAGGAATCGTAGAAGTGGAAAATACAGAAGCTATTTCTGTTTCGTATCCTACATTTTATGAGGACATTCAATCACTAATTTCTAGGTAA
- a CDS encoding prephenate dehydrogenase, protein MKKNVLLIGLGLIGGSIGLAIRRSKDVYISGYDIGVDQAKLAKSLHVIDEVCEDYSHPASSADFIIISTPVSQTETIINMLSKLKLKKGVIITDVGSTKSQIVASSSSLNQEEVYFIGGHPMAGSHKSGVGSAKEHLFENAFYILTPTPYTPTKYVEALKDLLSGTKANFIEMSAEEHDEIAGLISHFPHIIAASLVHNVAGYVNERHNISRLAAGGFRDITRIASSNPSMWRDILIHNREQLIGMFDRWREEMESVQKMIETLDEEGIYHYFESAKAFRDGLPQKAKGAIPAFYDLFVDVPDYPGVISEVTGVLAIHEISITNIRIIEAREDIYGVLRLSFQTEEDRQQARRCLEHENYETYISS, encoded by the coding sequence ATGAAGAAAAACGTACTGTTAATTGGCCTTGGATTAATTGGTGGTTCAATAGGCTTAGCGATTAGACGGAGCAAGGATGTTTATATTAGTGGATATGATATAGGAGTAGACCAAGCGAAATTAGCAAAGTCACTTCATGTCATTGATGAAGTATGTGAGGATTATTCACATCCTGCATCTTCAGCTGACTTTATTATTATATCTACACCTGTTTCACAGACTGAGACAATAATAAATATGCTTTCAAAACTAAAATTAAAAAAAGGTGTCATAATCACAGATGTTGGTAGTACGAAGTCGCAAATTGTTGCTTCTAGTTCCTCTCTAAATCAGGAAGAAGTGTATTTTATTGGTGGACATCCCATGGCAGGTTCACATAAATCTGGGGTCGGTTCAGCAAAGGAACATTTATTCGAAAATGCCTTCTACATATTAACACCGACACCGTACACTCCGACGAAGTATGTTGAAGCATTAAAGGATTTATTAAGTGGAACAAAGGCAAACTTTATTGAAATGTCAGCTGAGGAACATGATGAGATCGCAGGTCTCATTAGTCATTTTCCACACATTATTGCCGCAAGTTTAGTGCACAACGTTGCAGGTTACGTGAATGAACGTCATAATATAAGTCGATTGGCTGCAGGTGGTTTTCGAGATATTACAAGAATTGCTTCTTCAAATCCATCGATGTGGAGAGACATACTCATCCATAACAGAGAACAATTAATAGGTATGTTTGATAGATGGAGAGAAGAGATGGAGTCAGTGCAGAAAATGATAGAGACATTAGATGAAGAGGGGATCTATCATTATTTTGAATCAGCAAAGGCTTTCCGAGATGGACTCCCACAAAAAGCGAAAGGGGCAATCCCTGCTTTTTACGATTTATTTGTAGATGTACCTGATTATCCGGGGGTTATATCAGAGGTGACAGGTGTACTAGCCATACATGAAATTAGCATTACAAACATTCGAATTATTGAAGCCAGAGAAGATATTTATGGTGTTTTAAGACTTAGTTTTCAAACCGAAGAAGATCGACAGCAGGCTAGACGGTGCTTGGAACATGAAAACTATGAAACATACATATCGAGTTAG
- a CDS encoding histidinol-phosphate transaminase yields MIIKQQLETLTPYQPGKPIEEVKAMYGLEKIVKLASNENPFGSSPFVREAIQRSLNELTLYPDGYASQLREKLALFLDVSPNQLIFGNGSDEIIQIICRALLSKNTNTVMATPTFPQYKHNAIIEGAEIREIELSGGQHNLERMLSVIDEQTRIVWVCSPNNPTGTLTEKKELLSFIESVPSTTLVVLDEAYYEYVQSDDMLNSVSLLDRFNNVMFLRTFSKIYGLASLRIGYGIGNSDFINSIETVREPFNTSRFAQAAAIAAISDQQFVADCRVKNKEGLQQFVQFCEEHELNYYPSQGNFILIDFKEKKLQGDEVFQYLLERGFIVRSGNALGFPTCVRITIGHFEDNQNIISLLGTMLKKKYQVL; encoded by the coding sequence ATGATTATTAAACAACAACTTGAAACATTAACTCCTTATCAGCCAGGAAAGCCTATTGAAGAAGTAAAGGCAATGTATGGTCTAGAGAAAATTGTCAAACTAGCATCAAACGAAAATCCTTTTGGTAGTTCACCTTTTGTTCGAGAGGCTATTCAAAGAAGCCTAAATGAGCTTACACTATATCCAGATGGTTATGCCAGCCAATTACGAGAGAAGTTAGCCTTATTTTTAGATGTTTCACCTAATCAACTCATCTTTGGAAATGGATCGGATGAAATTATTCAAATAATATGTCGTGCATTACTTTCTAAAAATACAAACACAGTCATGGCTACACCAACTTTTCCCCAATATAAACACAATGCTATCATTGAAGGTGCGGAAATAAGGGAGATTGAGTTATCAGGTGGTCAGCATAATCTAGAGCGTATGCTTTCCGTAATTGACGAGCAAACCAGAATTGTTTGGGTATGTTCTCCAAATAATCCAACTGGAACACTTACTGAAAAGAAAGAGCTTCTTTCTTTTATTGAAAGTGTACCTTCAACAACACTAGTTGTATTAGATGAAGCGTATTATGAATATGTACAATCAGATGATATGCTGAATAGCGTTTCTTTACTAGACCGATTCAATAATGTAATGTTCCTAAGAACTTTTTCAAAAATTTATGGCTTAGCAAGCTTGAGAATCGGTTATGGGATTGGTAATTCAGATTTTATTAATAGTATTGAAACTGTAAGGGAACCATTCAATACTTCCCGATTTGCACAAGCTGCAGCAATAGCAGCAATAAGTGACCAACAATTTGTAGCTGACTGCAGAGTGAAAAATAAAGAAGGCTTACAGCAGTTTGTTCAATTTTGTGAAGAGCATGAATTAAATTATTACCCATCTCAAGGAAACTTTATTTTAATTGATTTCAAGGAGAAAAAATTGCAGGGTGACGAAGTGTTTCAGTATTTACTAGAGAGAGGCTTTATCGTTCGATCGGGGAATGCACTTGGATTTCCGACATGTGTAAGAATTACAATAGGTCATTTTGAGGATAATCAAAACATTATCTCATTATTAGGGACAATGTTGAAAAAGAAATATCAAGTTTTATAG
- a CDS encoding tryptophan synthase subunit alpha: protein MSISVKRTIPKQQFLFIPFIMAGFPNEEMTIELALTLQELGASALELGVPYSDPLADGPIIQKAASKSLANGMTITKAIELVGKMRKKGVQIPVILFTYYNPVLQLEEKSFFALMHQNDIDGLLIPDLPHEESVHMRKKCQQESIMYISLVAPTSDNRIELIAREAEGFLYCVSSLGVTGVRNDLHKDIISFLDSVKKYSSIPIAVGFGISTDTQVKELMPLCDGVIVGSALLKKIGELENLFLDPNTKNHAMKEFKQFVLSIVSPISS, encoded by the coding sequence ATGAGTATTTCTGTGAAACGTACAATACCGAAACAGCAATTTTTATTTATTCCTTTCATTATGGCTGGATTTCCTAATGAAGAAATGACCATTGAGCTTGCACTAACATTACAAGAGCTTGGGGCATCAGCATTAGAACTTGGTGTACCGTACTCTGATCCATTGGCAGATGGCCCAATTATACAAAAAGCAGCATCTAAGTCGCTGGCAAATGGAATGACCATAACAAAGGCCATTGAACTAGTCGGAAAAATGAGAAAAAAAGGAGTCCAAATTCCGGTTATCCTCTTTACCTATTACAATCCTGTGTTACAATTAGAAGAAAAATCCTTTTTCGCTTTAATGCACCAAAATGATATTGATGGATTACTGATTCCAGATCTCCCCCATGAGGAAAGTGTTCATATGAGGAAGAAGTGTCAACAGGAAAGCATCATGTACATTTCTTTAGTAGCACCAACATCTGACAATCGAATAGAATTAATTGCAAGAGAAGCAGAAGGGTTTCTTTATTGTGTGTCCTCTCTAGGGGTTACAGGTGTAAGAAACGACTTACATAAAGACATTATCTCCTTTTTAGATAGTGTCAAAAAATACTCGTCAATTCCGATTGCTGTTGGTTTTGGAATATCTACAGACACTCAAGTAAAAGAACTTATGCCTTTATGTGATGGAGTGATTGTTGGTAGTGCATTATTGAAGAAAATTGGAGAATTAGAAAATTTATTTCTGGATCCAAACACAAAGAATCATGCAATGAAAGAATTTAAGCAATTCGTGTTGTCTATTGTCAGTCCCATCTCTTCTTAG
- the trpB gene encoding tryptophan synthase subunit beta — protein sequence MNVTYPDKNGRFGQFGGKFVPETLMNSLEEIERALDDANNDDSFKAEYIRLLKQYSGRPTALTYADRLTAEVGGAKMYFKREDLNHTGAHKINNAIGQALLAKRMGKQKIIAETGAGQHGVAAATVAAKFGMECIVFMGEEDVKRQELNVFRMKLLGATVIPVSSGNATLKDATNEAIRYWVQHCEDHFYMIGSVVGPHPYPKMVRDFQRIIGDEAREQFLEREKQLPTAVIACVGGGSNAAGMFYPFLEDEVDLIGVEAAGKGIDTPLHAATITKGTIGVIHGSLTYLLQDDNGQIIEPYSISAGLDYPGVGPEHAYYASVNRVQYESVTDDEALQALQFVTKTEGIIPAIESAHALAKAIERAKRMSADQSILVCLSGRGDKDVHTLMEVVGGSHS from the coding sequence ATGAACGTAACTTATCCTGATAAAAATGGTAGATTTGGACAATTTGGTGGTAAATTTGTACCGGAAACATTAATGAATTCGCTTGAAGAAATTGAACGTGCCTTAGATGATGCAAATAATGATGATAGTTTTAAAGCAGAATATATTAGACTGTTAAAACAATACTCTGGTCGTCCTACAGCTTTAACATACGCAGACCGTTTAACAGCTGAAGTTGGCGGAGCCAAGATGTATTTTAAAAGAGAAGACCTGAACCATACAGGTGCGCATAAAATTAACAATGCTATTGGTCAAGCTTTGTTAGCAAAACGAATGGGAAAACAAAAAATTATTGCCGAAACGGGAGCTGGTCAGCACGGAGTAGCAGCTGCAACTGTTGCCGCAAAATTCGGGATGGAATGTATCGTGTTTATGGGAGAAGAAGATGTAAAGAGACAAGAACTAAATGTATTTCGAATGAAATTATTAGGAGCAACTGTGATTCCGGTATCTAGTGGTAACGCTACCTTGAAGGATGCAACAAACGAAGCAATTCGATATTGGGTACAGCATTGTGAAGATCATTTTTATATGATTGGTTCTGTCGTTGGACCTCATCCATACCCGAAGATGGTACGAGACTTTCAACGAATTATAGGTGATGAAGCAAGAGAACAGTTTTTAGAAAGAGAGAAACAATTGCCTACAGCCGTGATTGCTTGTGTAGGTGGAGGTAGCAATGCGGCTGGAATGTTTTATCCCTTTTTAGAGGATGAAGTAGATTTAATTGGAGTGGAGGCAGCAGGAAAAGGGATTGACACACCTTTACATGCAGCAACCATTACAAAAGGAACAATAGGAGTAATTCATGGGTCTTTAACTTATCTGCTCCAGGATGACAATGGTCAAATTATCGAACCTTATTCAATTTCTGCTGGCTTGGATTATCCTGGTGTCGGTCCGGAGCATGCCTATTATGCAAGTGTAAACCGAGTTCAATATGAAAGTGTTACGGATGATGAAGCGCTACAAGCATTACAATTCGTTACTAAAACTGAAGGAATTATTCCGGCCATTGAATCTGCTCATGCTCTTGCAAAGGCAATCGAAAGAGCAAAGCGTATGTCAGCTGATCAATCCATTCTTGTTTGTTTATCAGGGCGAGGAGATAAGGATGTTCATACATTAATGGAAGTAGTAGGAGGAAGCCATTCATGA
- a CDS encoding phosphoribosylanthranilate isomerase, with amino-acid sequence MSRPLLKYCGNRSFEDWCLVMESEADFIGLIFAESKRKVSVDQVVKWIEEKPVKDGIRLVGVFVNAEPSFIQHVIASIPLDIIQCHGHESRSDLKRIKKLTRLPVWKAVHHDEQAIWVMKELKGAADGFVIDTKSKDAWGGTGKSFDWSVIPDYQKEACEQCVPCLIAGGINTTNIQRLLRYQVDGIDISSGIETESRKDREHIKRIEEEVECYERNLS; translated from the coding sequence ATGTCTAGACCTCTATTGAAATATTGTGGAAACCGTAGTTTTGAAGATTGGTGTCTTGTGATGGAGAGTGAAGCTGATTTTATCGGTTTAATATTTGCTGAGAGTAAGAGAAAAGTTTCAGTTGACCAAGTAGTGAAGTGGATCGAGGAAAAGCCTGTTAAAGATGGAATAAGATTAGTTGGTGTATTTGTCAATGCGGAACCTTCCTTTATTCAACACGTTATAGCATCTATTCCATTAGATATCATTCAATGTCATGGGCATGAATCGAGAAGCGACTTGAAGAGAATAAAAAAACTAACTCGACTTCCAGTATGGAAGGCTGTTCATCATGATGAACAGGCTATATGGGTCATGAAGGAGCTAAAAGGGGCCGCAGATGGTTTTGTAATTGATACAAAATCCAAAGATGCTTGGGGAGGAACAGGCAAATCATTCGATTGGTCCGTGATCCCAGATTATCAAAAAGAAGCTTGTGAACAATGTGTTCCTTGTCTTATTGCAGGCGGCATAAACACCACAAACATTCAACGTTTATTACGTTATCAAGTAGATGGTATTGATATATCATCAGGAATAGAAACTGAGAGTCGAAAAGATAGAGAACATATAAAACGAATTGAAGAAGAGGTGGAGTGTTATGAACGTAACTTATCCTGA
- the trpC gene encoding indole-3-glycerol phosphate synthase TrpC — MLNKIIEAKKEEMKHFVLPEPQEEYKSVSLYDALSSPNRTVGLIAEVKKASPSKGVIRENFEPMSIAKEYVNAGADAISILTEEQYFLGSKKYLTQIKKIVNLPLLRKDFIVDRRQLLESKYLGADAILLIGEVLEPTQLVEFYLEAGELGLDCIVEVHSIKTVENLLKQFSPKIIGINNRNLTTFQTSIEQTEVISSYIDADSLLVSESGIFSKEDISYVREKGAHAVLIGEAIMREKDITSAIKRLFGESMYV, encoded by the coding sequence ATGCTTAATAAGATTATAGAAGCAAAGAAAGAGGAAATGAAGCACTTTGTGTTACCAGAACCGCAGGAGGAATATAAAAGTGTATCACTTTATGACGCACTATCCTCACCAAATAGAACAGTCGGATTAATAGCAGAGGTTAAGAAGGCATCTCCATCTAAAGGGGTCATTCGCGAAAACTTTGAACCAATGTCGATTGCTAAGGAGTATGTGAATGCTGGAGCAGATGCAATTAGTATATTAACAGAGGAGCAGTATTTTCTAGGATCAAAGAAATATTTGACTCAAATTAAAAAAATCGTTAATCTCCCTTTACTAAGGAAGGATTTCATTGTGGACAGAAGGCAGCTTCTAGAAAGTAAATACTTAGGAGCAGATGCCATATTATTAATAGGCGAAGTATTAGAGCCAACTCAATTAGTAGAATTTTATCTGGAAGCAGGGGAATTGGGGCTTGATTGCATTGTAGAGGTACATTCTATTAAGACGGTTGAAAACCTGTTGAAACAATTCTCTCCGAAAATCATAGGCATCAATAATCGTAATTTGACGACCTTCCAAACTTCAATTGAACAGACAGAAGTGATTTCATCATATATCGATGCAGATAGCTTACTTGTTAGTGAAAGTGGAATTTTCTCTAAGGAAGATATTAGCTATGTCCGGGAAAAAGGAGCACATGCTGTATTAATAGGAGAAGCAATAATGAGAGAAAAGGATATTACTTCGGCTATTAAGAGATTATTCGGAGAAAGTATGTATGTCTAG
- the trpD gene encoding anthranilate phosphoribosyltransferase, with the protein MLKRYLQESLKGKTLTEAEAEQVMNEIMSGVATPSQIASLLSILRFRGETVEELTGFAKTMRTYMETVTTSFEDECIDTCGTGGDGVSSFNISTAAAIVASSIGIKVAKHGNRAVSSKSGSADVLEYLGIPIQSTIEEVHQSLESHSMSFLFAPIYHTAMKHAVIPRSELGFRTVFNLLGPLANPTLCKKQVIGVYDTSFAVDMAETLKELGSKHVLLVTGRDGLDELSVTTYTDVVELRNGNITRFTIHPHDVGLSIGNLQDIQTNTVEESGSLILKIFKGKANESARNTVLFNAGAAIYVAGRANSIKEGVEIARQAIDSLTVLNHFKSLVNSRKEHRYA; encoded by the coding sequence GTGTTAAAACGTTATTTACAAGAGAGTTTAAAAGGAAAAACACTTACAGAAGCTGAGGCAGAACAGGTTATGAACGAAATTATGAGTGGAGTAGCAACACCGAGTCAAATTGCTAGTTTACTATCAATACTTCGATTTAGAGGTGAAACTGTAGAGGAATTAACAGGCTTCGCGAAGACAATGAGAACATACATGGAGACAGTAACTACTTCGTTTGAGGATGAGTGCATTGATACTTGCGGCACTGGTGGTGACGGGGTGTCTAGCTTCAACATTTCTACCGCCGCTGCAATTGTTGCAAGTTCGATCGGCATTAAAGTGGCAAAGCATGGAAATCGTGCTGTTTCGTCTAAAAGTGGAAGTGCAGATGTACTTGAATATTTAGGGATACCCATTCAATCAACCATTGAAGAGGTACATCAATCTTTAGAGAGTCATTCAATGTCATTTTTATTTGCCCCTATTTATCATACAGCAATGAAACATGCAGTCATTCCAAGAAGTGAGCTCGGGTTCCGTACGGTTTTTAACCTTCTTGGTCCGCTTGCTAATCCTACGCTTTGTAAAAAACAAGTAATTGGAGTGTATGATACAAGTTTTGCGGTAGACATGGCAGAAACTTTAAAAGAACTTGGTTCCAAACATGTGCTCCTAGTAACCGGTAGAGATGGACTCGATGAATTGTCTGTTACGACGTATACAGATGTAGTAGAACTGCGTAACGGTAACATTACAAGATTTACAATTCATCCTCATGATGTGGGGTTAAGTATTGGTAACTTGCAAGATATTCAGACAAACACAGTGGAAGAAAGCGGATCATTAATTCTTAAAATCTTTAAAGGAAAAGCAAATGAAAGTGCACGTAATACTGTTCTCTTTAACGCAGGAGCTGCTATTTATGTAGCCGGTCGAGCAAACTCGATCAAAGAAGGGGTAGAGATTGCCCGTCAGGCCATCGATTCATTAACGGTGCTGAATCATTTTAAATCTTTAGTGAACAGTAGAAAGGAGCATCGTTATGCTTAA